ACACTCAAAACCAGAAAAAGAATCAAACTTTTCTGGCTAACGCACCCCCAGACTCGGAGTTGAAAGCGTGTAAAGTTCTTCATTACCATTTAAACCGTCTTCCGCAATATCTACCCAGATATTATTGCAGTTACGTCTTGAATCAACACCTTTGCAGTAAAAGAGCGGGTTACGATTGGTGAAAAACACCACTGGATGCGAAAAGTAGACACTCAGGTTATCGAATTTAGCGATTTCAATGGCCTGTTCGACCGTAATCTCTTCGGCCGATGCCTTGCGGATCACTTTACGGATAACCATATAGTCCAGCTTACCGTCTCTGTCCAAGTCGTAAAAAGTGGAAATCAAACCCGGTACACTCAACGATTCCCACCCTCGATAGGATGGATGTCTCCAACCGGGTTCTTTAGGAATCTCCAGGTTTGATAAGTCAGAATCATCCTGCCCCCAAACCAGAACTGGCCAGGAGAAAAATATAACCGAGAGTATGAGCAGGGCTGACTTTTTCAATATTCCACCTTATCTGACTGGACGCTTAAAGCCGCCCTACCTTCATTTATAAAGGTTTAATCTTTCTAAACTAACACATTTCGGGAATCAAACAAAAGGCTAATCCGGCTTAGCCGCCGATGGAAAAGGGCAATATCTTTATCATGTGGGCAAAGATTTATCTCGGCCAAATGAGCTATTGCTCATTGCCTCCATCGCTAGCGGCCATTGCGCTTGAAGTATCAGGAAAGATTTGAAACACGTCATGCAGTTTTGCCATATCAAAAACTTCTTTAGGGGAACCCTGAAGACCGGCCAATACAAATCGCCCTTCATCTTTAAGTGTTTGATAACAGTGAATAAATACGCTTATGGTTGAACTGTCGAGGTAGGTGACTTTCTCCAGGTTCATGATGAATTTTTTGTATCCCCGCTCTTTGTACGCATCCACAAGCAGGTTGAGATCCTGGGAGTTGTAAACATCCAATTGACCTGCCAGGTCTATGATGATGGTGTCTTTTTCATCCCTGCAATCAATATCAATCTTTCCCATCAACCCCAAAATTTCTTTATGTATTTTTTCCATCGAATTACCCTTTAATTGGAAATTATCAGATAATCAACCGTCTACGTAGAGAGAGCTTAACTCATCCTCACCCAGGTTTCCCGCAGGACCATCATAAACGATACGGCCTTCGCTCATAGCAATAATTCTCGAACCATATTCACGGGCCAGTTCAGGAAGGTGCAGATTACATAAAATGGTCACCCCGTCTTTTTCATTAAACTCAGCCAGAAGTTCCATGATCTGCTTCGATGAAGCCGGGTC
The Nitrospinota bacterium genome window above contains:
- a CDS encoding STAS domain-containing protein, translating into MEKIHKEILGLMGKIDIDCRDEKDTIIIDLAGQLDVYNSQDLNLLVDAYKERGYKKFIMNLEKVTYLDSSTISVFIHCYQTLKDEGRFVLAGLQGSPKEVFDMAKLHDVFQIFPDTSSAMAASDGGNEQ